CTGTTCTAGCACCAGTAAATATTGCACTTATAAATATGATTACAGTTATTAATAAATAAAATAACATTTGTTTTGGTTTTAGCTTTTGAAATAAAATTCCGAGTACTGTTGAAACTCCAATCCATAGATATGCTGACTCATACGCATAAGAGTTGCCTAGTCCTGCGTAACGATAACCAACCTTTTGAGATGAAATATCGTAAATTTCAATAGCAGGAAGATGTATTAAGTTTAATGATTGTAAAAAAATCGCTAAGCTACTAATCATTGCCGCGAATATAATAAAGGATATAAAAGTCGTACATCTCTTGGTGTTAAGAGGTATAGACAGGCAAGATATAAATACTGTCAAAGGTATTATAAATCCAGATCTCAGAACATCAAATTGTGAGAAATGAAAAATTCTTATAAGACTGATGAAAAATAGGAAAACAAGAGCTAGTTTTGCAATGTTGAATTTTTTAACGCTTCTCAAGGCATAAGAAATAGAAGTCATTAAGAAACCTAGGCTCATTAGCTCTACCATTCTAGGGTAGCCTTGAACTCCTCCTACCGAGCCTGCCCCTTGCTGAAAAGATACTTCAAATCCTGATGGTGATATTCGAAGTTCTGGCCATACAGAAAAAATAATTATTGTAAGAAGAAGGATATAAGATAATCGCCCTTGATTGAGGTTGCGTTGTGATATCTTTGTATTTTCTATGATTGAAATCATATGAATATTCTAATCATTCCTCCGATGGCTATTTTAATGCTCTATCTCTACCGCCGAACTGAAATGAAACTCGATATAGGAGAACATCCCTTTATTCTTCGAAAGGACGCATACAATTTTCTGCAAAGTTCCGTTGGTAAAAGTGAAAGTAACAGCAACGCTAACGCCTTGCTTCGTGCTGTATGCCGGAAAGACTCCATGGACATCTTGCGGGTTAATCTCTTCTGGCCACTCAGAAGAGTGCCCAAGGCCAAGCTGTTCACCCGCAAGATTGCGAGATATTTCTCGAAGCTCTTTCTTCGATGTGTGGGAATTTTCCTGCGAAGGTCAATGAATGGGGCATCGCCTACGTAGAGGCACGACCGGGTGGAATTGCCGGTTAGATCCTGAAAATAGACAGAACTTGGCCTGTGAGATACAGCAAACCGAGTTTGCAGGGAGAGACGGCACCAGAAATCGGCGTCTTCTGCCAGACGGAACTGATTGCGAAACCCGCCCACAGTAACCCATGCGGATTTCCTGACGGCTGCAGAGGAACTGTGCACCAGGGGGCCGAAACCTCCTGCTACAAACTCGATATATTCTTCGATGGTTGTGTCGTTCTGCGTCGAGAATTTGTTGGCTACCGTACGATTTCCTTCCATGTCTTCGTTCCACCAGTTGGAAGCGACGACGTTGCATTCAGGAAAGCAGACGATTAAATCGGTCAATACGGATAAATGATCATTCAACCAGTAATCATCGGCATCCAAAAGGGCGATCCATTCTCCATGGGCTTCTTTTGCGCCTCTGTTTCTTGCTGCGGAAGGCCCTGCATTTTGCTGTCGGACGATTTTGATCCTTTGGTCTTGAAATCCTGAAACTACATCGAGACTACGGTCGGAGGACCCATCATCCACTATGATACATTCCCAATCTCCATAGGTTTGCGCTATTACGGAAGCTAAGGCGCGGCCTATGAAGTCTTCTTTATTGTATAAGGGTATGACGATAGATATTTTCATGGTCTATGACGCAAGAGCCTTCTTCAGAAAATCAAGTGAGGTGGAAAT
This region of Desulforhabdus amnigena genomic DNA includes:
- a CDS encoding O-antigen ligase family protein, giving the protein MISIIENTKISQRNLNQGRLSYILLLTIIIFSVWPELRISPSGFEVSFQQGAGSVGGVQGYPRMVELMSLGFLMTSISYALRSVKKFNIAKLALVFLFFISLIRIFHFSQFDVLRSGFIIPLTVFISCLSIPLNTKRCTTFISFIIFAAMISSLAIFLQSLNLIHLPAIEIYDISSQKVGYRYAGLGNSYAYESAYLWIGVSTVLGILFQKLKPKQMLFYLLITVIIFISAIFTGARTGYVAGFITSIYALYKNNLIRNIKNVVVTILIFTIFVGMIFTINKEFLSGGIISTLSGRLQLEDNRLRAWIDGLTVALSSPVIGVGNYQSAASSQGIVTIAHEQNGFIALINYSGILSFILYIFILLKIFQYLTNPHSRFDVLSTALINISLYTMIIYIIFMMTEIMYTSGQIQIIIFIIFGITLNYIRNAKPVENHCPHQRRPRQPTLLLCRCPSTGFGQRCGTGHR
- a CDS encoding glycosyltransferase family 2 protein gives rise to the protein MKISIVIPLYNKEDFIGRALASVIAQTYGDWECIIVDDGSSDRSLDVVSGFQDQRIKIVRQQNAGPSAARNRGAKEAHGEWIALLDADDYWLNDHLSVLTDLIVCFPECNVVASNWWNEDMEGNRTVANKFSTQNDTTIEEYIEFVAGGFGPLVHSSSAAVRKSAWVTVGGFRNQFRLAEDADFWCRLSLQTRFAVSHRPSSVYFQDLTGNSTRSCLYVGDAPFIDLRRKIPTHRRKSFEKYLAILRVNSLALGTLLSGQKRLTRKMSMESFRHTARSKALALLLLSLLPTELCRKLYASFRRIKGCSPISSFISVRR